In Paenibacillus sp. FSL M7-0420, a single genomic region encodes these proteins:
- a CDS encoding CdaR family transcriptional regulator, whose product MFQLSEKQAQEIVDKMMMDIPYNINIMNHEGIIIGSGHKARVGTVHRGAVEALSTGQRVEVMEDGRYEKKGTNEPIVIGNTRVGVIGISGSPEEVRPFCNIVRTTVALLIEQRNTLEHLASEASRKKALLEMLLDHQGAYSQKLRKEAAAYQIDLLLKTTVLYLKHVRPELDEAKLLFLHPSFQLDGDTWVILVQNRPDCSPLIAQLLHNQPQLLLSSGRLEASIAEGYRQAKAALGVLLALRPTEQSIRYEDAEFLVKLSQAKLSDKPGTAIKLEDTADLLETLRSFINHNCSVSQTAEQLNIHRNTLQYRLKRIESITGKDPRNLLQLFELTHELLALYK is encoded by the coding sequence TTGTTTCAGCTATCCGAGAAGCAGGCGCAGGAGATTGTAGACAAGATGATGATGGACATCCCCTATAATATCAACATCATGAATCATGAGGGGATCATCATCGGCAGCGGGCATAAGGCAAGGGTGGGCACCGTTCATCGGGGGGCTGTCGAGGCGCTGTCCACCGGGCAGAGGGTCGAAGTCATGGAGGATGGGCGATATGAGAAAAAAGGCACCAACGAACCGATTGTCATCGGCAACACCCGCGTAGGTGTGATCGGGATCTCCGGCAGCCCGGAAGAGGTCCGGCCCTTCTGCAATATCGTAAGGACCACGGTAGCGCTGCTCATTGAGCAAAGAAATACGCTGGAGCATCTGGCCAGCGAAGCCAGCCGCAAGAAGGCTCTGCTGGAGATGCTCCTTGACCATCAGGGAGCGTACTCCCAGAAGCTGCGAAAAGAAGCCGCAGCCTATCAGATCGATCTTCTGCTCAAGACCACCGTGCTGTATCTCAAGCATGTGCGGCCGGAGCTGGATGAGGCGAAGCTTCTGTTCCTGCATCCGTCCTTCCAGCTCGACGGGGATACATGGGTAATCCTGGTCCAGAACCGGCCGGACTGCAGCCCGCTGATTGCGCAGCTGCTGCATAATCAGCCACAGCTCCTGCTGTCTTCGGGCCGGCTGGAGGCCAGTATCGCGGAGGGTTACCGTCAGGCAAAAGCTGCCCTTGGCGTTCTTCTGGCACTACGCCCTACTGAGCAATCAATCCGCTACGAGGATGCGGAATTCCTGGTGAAGCTCAGCCAGGCGAAGCTGTCAGACAAGCCGGGCACGGCGATCAAGCTGGAGGATACCGCCGATCTGCTGGAGACGCTCCGCAGCTTCATCAATCACAATTGCAGTGTCTCGCAGACGGCTGAGCAGCTGAACATCCACCGCAATACGCTGCAATACCGTCTCAAGCGGATCGAGAGCATCACCGGCAAGGACCCGAGGAACCTGCTGCAGCTCTTCGAGCTTACGCATGAGCTGCTGGCGTTATATAAGTAA